A part of Lacinutrix sp. 5H-3-7-4 genomic DNA contains:
- a CDS encoding Pycsar system effector family protein: MSNDKNLKASIKNEAMLKDGLEGLETSPERAIQSFYMISLKNHIKLSAIADTKANILLSVNAIIISLVLTNLIAKLGEPNNKHLTIPVIIILMSSLLCVVISILITRPNVTKGKFTQEDIDNNKVNLAFFGNFHSMEYKEYEAAIKDMHNNNNYIYGALTKDLYFLGDVMSLKYKWLRIVYTIFLIGLIVSALAFGIAIKFFGPHLH, encoded by the coding sequence GTGTCTAACGATAAAAATCTTAAAGCTTCAATTAAAAATGAAGCCATGCTAAAAGACGGCCTTGAAGGATTAGAAACCAGTCCAGAAAGGGCAATACAATCTTTTTATATGATTTCTTTAAAAAATCATATTAAGTTAAGTGCTATTGCAGATACTAAAGCTAATATTTTATTATCTGTAAATGCTATTATTATTTCTTTGGTATTAACTAATTTAATTGCAAAATTAGGAGAGCCAAATAATAAACATCTTACTATACCTGTAATTATAATTTTAATGTCTAGTTTGCTTTGTGTGGTTATTTCAATACTAATTACTAGGCCTAATGTTACTAAAGGTAAGTTTACTCAGGAAGATATAGATAATAATAAAGTTAATTTAGCCTTTTTTGGTAATTTTCATAGTATGGAATATAAGGAATATGAAGCGGCTATAAAGGATATGCACAATAATAACAATTATATATATGGTGCTTTAACTAAAGATTTATATTTTTTAGGTGATGTGATGAGTTTAAAATATAAGTGGTTACGTATTGTTTATACCATTTTTTTAATTGGTTTAATTGTTTCTGCTTTAGCATTTGGTATAGCAATTAAGTTTTTTGGTCCACATTTACATTAA